The DNA sequence gattaggggcgcctgggtggcgcagtcggttaagcgtccgacttcagccaggtcacgatcttgcggtccgtgagttcgagccccgcgtcgggctctgggctgatggctcagagcctggagcctgtttccgattctgtgtctccctctctctctgcccctcccccgttcatgctctgtctctctctgtcccaaaaataaataaacgttgaaaaaaaaaattaaaaaaaaataataataaaaaaataaagtacattagattaaaaaacgttaaaaaaatttttaacatttatttatttttaagagagagagagagagagtacaagtgagggaggggcagagagagagacagggagacacagaatccaaagcaggctccaggctctgagctgtcagcacagagcccgatgcagggctcaaacccacagaccgtgagatcatgacctgagctaaagtcggacacttaactgactgagccacccaggcgcccttaaagtACATTAAGTTTTAAAGAGTGATGTGATAGTTCTGTTTTGTGAATGTCAGTATTTGCACGACACTGGGAATGACAACTGTGGccactttttaaagttaagatgagggccgcctgggtggctcagtcggttaagcgtccgactttggtgcaggttatgacctcacggttcgagggttcaagccccacgtcgggctctgtggtgacagctcggagcctggagcctgctgtggattctgtctctttctcaggtCCCGGGGTAGAGTCCCCGCCACACCATCTTGGGGAGACGGCATGGCCTCTCAGCCTCGGTGCTCACATCTGTAGGTCAGGCCTAAGGAACAGGCTTCGTTGTGACGGTTAAACAGAGGCGGTTCGTACGCTGTTCCCCCTTCCAGGTCCCTGCAGCCCTGACCTCCTGGCCCAGTTGCAGAGCCGCCAGCGCGAATATAAGTTGGCCGCCCTCCACGCCAAGCAGCAGGGAGATACTGCCACTGCTGCCAGACGTTTCCGTGTGGCCAAGGTGCGTCCAGACCGGTGGGAGAAGACACGATGCTTCCGACTTTGCGTGGTGGCAAAGAACAGGAGCGCTGTGGTCACACGGACCCCAGTTTGACTCCTGACCTTTAGTCACTCTGTACGTGTAGTTTTCCGTATCTCTTAAAGCCCCGGTTTACCCTGCCTGTGAAATGGGCGTCAGTATCGGAAGGGGCTTAAGCAAGATGCTGCAGAGGAATGGACAGAGGCTCCCCACAGGGTTCTGGCCCCCAACTGCAGCCTCTTCCCCTCGTCTCCTTTCTCTCAGAGCTTCGATGCCATCTTGGAGGCCCTGAGCCGGGGGGAGCCTGTGGACCTGTCCCGCCTGCCGCCTCCCCCTGGTGAGGACCCTACCACCCTGCCCAGCCTCCGGGACTTGGTGCTGCCACCCTCTCTGGTCACCTGGGGACCCCCTCAGACCACACCAGTGTGGGGTAGGGGGTCCCCAAGCAAGCCCCTCACTGGACTGGACCTCTCTGCCCTCAGACCAGCTGCCCCCAGACCCACCCTCGCCCTCACCGCAGCCTCCGGCTCCCAGCACGGTGCCCTCCACGCCAGGTAGGCTCTTGGAACCCTGTGTGGTGGGCAGGCCAGGGCGACAAGTCTCTCCTTCCCAAGACTCTTAAccctgcccctctgctccccctcGGCCCCCGTCTGGCCCAGAGGTTCCCCCACCTCCGCGGACTCTCCTGGAGGCACTGGAGCAGCGGATGGAGCGATACCACGTGGCCGCGGCCCAGGCCAAGACCAAAGGGGACCAGCGGAAGGCTCGCATGCATGAGCGCATCGTCAAGGTGTGTGGGGGCCCAGTGGGCAGGCAGACAGCGCCCGGAGGCCTTGCCCAGGTAGCCCTAATCCTGTGTCCACTACAGCAATACCAAGATGCCATCCGAGCCCACAAGGCGGGCCGAACGGTAGATGTGGCCGAGCTGCCGGTGCCCCCAGGTAggcacagcccccacccctgcccctcccggcCTCTGAGCCTCCGTAGGTGCTATTCCTCCTGACCGCACAGGCCCAGGGAGCTGTGTGCTTCGCATTCGGGAATTCTGCAAACTTGTTAGATAATTGGTACCTTACAGTTGGGTCCCAATCGGAGTGTTTGTACCACGGAAATCGGCAGACGCTAAAAATCAGGGGGTTTTACTTGGAGAGCCTGTTCACCAGCCCACCATCGTCTGTctgatttcttccatttcttctgtgtTCGACTCCTCCTTTCGCATCAGCTCTCGGCCTTACACTCTACTCAGCCTTCCATCAGCCTCCCAGTGGGTTGGGGGCCTCCTCTGGGTTCTCAGAGCTGCCTGCGCACCCCCGGGAGAGCAATTATTCCTCAACACCTTGGTCCCCTGGGAATCCCTCCAGGCCTGTGACCGCCTCTTGTGCCTGGTAGCCCGCCTCACCCCCTGCTTGCCCGTTGGCGTCTGGTCAAGGCCCGGGGTCAGGTGAGAGGCAGCAGGAGATTAGGTTGGAATAATCTGGCATCTACACAGAACCAGCAGCAGCTCCTTCCTGGATTCAAAGTACATCCAAAGCCCCGAGGCTCCTTAGGAAGGGGAGGAACCCACGTCTCTGCCATCGCGGCATGGGTCCCTCCCTCCTGACTGGGCCCTGACTGGCCGCCCAGGCTTTCCCCCCATCCAGGGCCTGGAGGCTACCGAGCCCACCCAGCAGAGCCTGGTGGGGGTCTTGGAGACTGCCATGAAGCTGGCTAACCAGGATGAAGGCGCAGAGGATGAAGAGGATGAGGAACCTAagaaggtgggaggggctggggtcttGGGGTGAGACGGGAGTGGCAGCAAAACCCTGACAGAGCCTGGGAAGGGCTGGCCTCCCTCCCGGCCtggccacttcctggctgtgcaGCCGCGGGCAAGCCATTTTGCTCTCTGATCCtgcctcctcatctgtaaagtgggtccAGGGGCTGTCTTTGTCTCTGCAAAGATTCAGTGAGAATGAGACCATATGGGGCATTCGTTGCTGAGGAAACAGAAACTAAGACAGTCACCATTGTCAGTTTCGGGCCCCAGCCCCTTGGGGAGTGGAACCATTGCGAGTGCTGGGAGAGCTCTGATTCCCTCCCTGTCTGTCAGCAGCCCACCAGCCCTCCGGCCCCCATGGCCCAGCCCAAGGCCCCACCCTCAAGGGCACCCCAATCAGGCTCCACCCCAGCAGCCAAAACAGCCCCCAAGGGCACATCCGCCAGAGGTAGGTATGCCCTCCCTTCCTGGGCTGCCTGTTGCTTGGCTGTGGGCCAGGCCGCATCCACAGACACCCCTGTACCCACAGCCCAGCAGCAACTGGCCTTCCTGGAGGGCCGCAAGAAGCAGCTCCTACAGGCCGCACTGAGAGCCAAGCAGAAGAATGATGTGGAGGGTGCCAAAATGCACCTGCGCCAGGCCAAGGGGCTGGAGCCCATGCTGGAGGCTTCACGCAATGGGCTGCCTGTGGATATTGCCAAGGTGAACCCTCTAGGCCAGCTGGACCTCCCCAGGCACCCACCTGTTGGGCTGTGGCCACTTAGCAGCCACGTAACTTGGAGTATATTAGTCAGGATCCAGGTTAAGCTTCTGTAACAGATAAGTACCCCCCCAACTCAGTGGCTGAAAGAAGACAGATATGTTTCTCGCATGTAATACTCAGGGCAGTCTGGGCTCTGGAAAAGACAGAGCCCTCCAGGGCCCAGGTTCCTTCCATCTTGTTGCTCTGTCACACCTTGGAAGGTCATCTTTGTCCACGTGCTCAGAGTGGACGGATGCCCTTCCTGCATTCAGTCCATGGGaagcagtgagagaaagaaagggcaagGCAAGCAGTTCTATTTAAAGCAAGTGACATGGAATGCCATCACTTCTCACCTTCCACTGGCCGCAGCTGAATCCCATGGCTGTACCCGGCTGCAAGGGATGCTGGGACATGTAGTACCTGGGCTGTGTGCCACTTTGGGAGGAACCATCCACTTCTCTCTGAGCACCACTTTTCTCCTCGGGGAAGAAGAAAGACCAGGGCTGGGGCAAAGCAGTGGTCCAGGAAGGCCTCTCCAAGAAGGAGTGACGTTTCCATGCGCGGGCCTGTTTGTTGCTAACCAGCAGGCCGCTCCCCATGAGGCTTGTCTTCTCTAGGTGCCACCCGCCCCCGTCAACAAAGATGACTTCTCTCTGGTCCAGCGGCCTGGCCCAGGTCTGTCTCAGGAGTCTGCCCGGCGCTACGGTGAACTCACCAAGCTCATAAGGCAGCAGCATGAGGTGAGGTGGGCCCCTGGCCCAGATCAGCAGGCCTCAGGGTCatggccccccacccctcccctcactgCCTTCTGCTCTTCAGATGTGCCTGAACCACTCTAACCAGTTCACCCACCTGGGCAACATTGCCGAAACCAGCAAGTAAGTACCCCTGTCCCTGCCTCTGCCAGACGTCTGTACCCCCATCCCATCCCTGGGTCCAGGGACCTGAACAGGGCTCTCTTGCTGGCAGATTTGAGAAATTGGCAGAGGACTGTAAGCGGAGCAtggagattctgaagcaggcatTCGCCCGAGGTCTCCCCACGCCCACTGCCCGCTTTGAGCAGAGAACCTTCAGCGTCATCAAGTAAGGCCCTGATGCCCCTTGGCCCAGATGCCCCTTTGGAGAGGGGCTTGCACTCCCCAGAAGCCAGCAGAGGACTTGCCTCTGGGGGGGGGAGTTTGGTTGCACGGTGAAAGCACAGTATATGCAAGGGTCCTGAGGCAGGCATGAGGTGCAAGTGAAAGATGGTGTTGGGGAGTTGCCAGTGACACATTGAGAAATGGGGAAGACCGAGTGAGTGCAGAGATGTGCCTTGTCCCAAGGCCCGGGCGAGCCCTCAGCGTGGTTGTTGTTGGTCCTGCTCCTCTTAAGCCTTCCCACACCGTGGGGAATTGGGATCATTTCCCCACTTACAGATGGGGTTAGGCACAGCCACTGCAACAACCTAGGATACCCCACACCCCTTACCTTGGCTCTCCCACGTCTGCACAGCCTGGCTCCCCATCACCTCGTCCCCACCCACTGTCCCCACGTTGCTTGCCTCCTGCCACACAGGCCTGTTTTTGGTCCCTCAGACAAACCAAGCATGTTcatcctcagggcctttgcactggctcttTCCTCTGCACAGACCCTCTTCCCCAGGTCTCCGTGTAGTAGCGCCTTCTTGGCATCCAGAATCACCTATGATGTCGCCTCCCTTGAGAGGCCCTCTTTGACCACTCCCGTCTACAACAGCCCATCCTGAGCATGCTCCACTCTCTtcccctattttaattttctgcagAATTGCTTTGTTTCCTCTGTTTATATATGCATTGGTTTTCTCTTCATTCAGCTAGCTTGGGCTCCATGAGCACAGGGATGGGGTCTGTCTCACTATATCCCCATCAGTGAGGACACCAGcaggcacatagtaggggctTCAGAAATATtgctcttttaaatttgttaagatgtttgtttatttttgaattaaatttttttttttttttcaacgtttatttatttttgagacagagagagacagagcatgaacgggggaggggcagagagagagggagacacagaatcggaaacaggctccaggctctgagccatcagcccagagtccgacgcggggctcgaactcacggaccgcgagatcgtgacctggctgaagtcggacgcttaaccgactgcgccacccaggcgccccgatgtttgtttatttttgaacgagagagagagagagggacagagtgcgagcgggggaggggcagagagcgagggagacacagaatctgaagcaggctccaggctctgagctgtcagcaccgagcctgacgtggggctcgaacccacgaaccctgagatcatgacctgaaatcggactcttgaccgactgagccacccaagcaccccccagAAGTATTGTTAAATGAAGGGAACGTCCCCCAGCAGTGAAGCCACTGGCTGGCGCAGAGTGGGTCCCAGACTGAAGAAAAGTCTCGAAAATAAGCCGTTGGCAGATCTGGACAAAGAATTCCAGTCTGTCCAGATCCTAAAACTGGAGCCCAGGAGCCCATATAGCTACAAAGGCCAGCACGGGGTGTGTTCCCTGGATccacaaagggaaaagaaggcgGGCAGGCGTTGGGGCTGACGTGCCTCTtgtctccccacctgccctcccggAAGGATCTTCCCTGACCTCAGCAGCAACGACATGCTCCTGTTCATCGTGAAGGGCATCAACTTGCCCACGCCCCCAGGTGAGGGGCGCCAGGCAGGGGTCAGGGCTGCGGGACTGCCTCACTGCCCAGCTCTGACCCTTGTCTGCCCACAGGGCTGTCTCCCAGCGACCTGGATGTCTTTGTTCGGTTTGACTTCCCCTATCCCAACGTGGTATGTAGAGAGCCCAGGAGAGGAAAGATGGGCTCAAGCCTCATCCGCGGGAGTGGGCCGGCAGGGGTCCAAGGGCAGGCCCCAGCCCCTGAGCCTTCCTGCCTCCTATTTGATTTGGCTCTAGGAAGAAGCTCAGAAAGACAAGACCAGTGTGATTAAGAACACAGACTCCCCCGGTGagcggaggaggagggggaggaggccgTGGCTGCCAGGAGGCACCCCAGCCCCATGCAGAGAGAACCTGAAACCATAGCCTgacccctccctctttcctcctgggCCTGTCCTCATTCCCTGAGTAGAGTTCAAGGAGCAGTTCAAACTCTGCATCAACCGCAGCCACCGCGGCTTCCGAAGGGCCATCCAGACCAAAGGCATCAAATTTGAAGTGGTCCACAAGGGGTGAGCTGGGGGTGCAGGTGCTGGGCagactctgggggagggggagctgccCTGGGCCAACCATCCTGTCCCCCTCACGCACACAGGGGGCTGTTCAAGACTGACCGGGTGCTGGGCACGGCCCAGCTGAAGCTGGACGCCCTGGAGACCGCGTGTGAGGTCCGGGAGATCCTTGAGGTGAGATGTGGACATTTGCCCACAGGCTCTGGTGTGGCTGTGTCACTTGTTAACATTATTCAAAAGCTCCCTACAGGACCTGGGCCTCCTAGGGGTCTCTTCTGCTGACCCAGCTTCTCCCCCAGGGATCCCAGACCTCCATACTACCCAGCCCTAAATATTCCCAGCACCCTGCTCCATTTTGACCAATTGGCGTCTCAGCTCTATCTATCTAGGGGCTCAGATTTTGGAAATTACCCTGGTTCTCTCTGATCCCGGCCCTGGGCCTCCAGCCATTGCCTGCTTCTCAGTAGCCTCCCCTCATTTCCACCCAGGTCCTGGATGGTCGCAGGCCCACCGGGGGGCGGCTGGAGGTGATGGTCCGGATTCGGGAGCCACTGACCGCCCAGCAGTTGGAGACCACAACTGAGAGGTGGCTGGTCATTGACCCCGTGCCAGCAGCCGCGCCCACGGTGAGACTCCTGCCCATCAGCaaccccagggagggaggcttgGTTCAAGCGGGCCGGGAATCACAAGACTGGTTCTGTCCACTGAAGCAGGTTGCTGGGCCCAAAGGGAAGGCCCCTCCCGTACCCACCCCTTCGAGGGAGCCAGGGAACAGGTAGGTGGCTGGGTCAAGCCATGCTGGAGAGAAGTCCCTTCTTCCTATTTCAGCCCCTCCTGGACAGTTTCCCATCAGGCACGAATTGTAGTgcatcccttcccttctccaaaaCGTCTCCTGGCTCCCCGTCTCCTGAAACGTCCTGACACTTCTCAGCCTGATTTTTCGGAT is a window from the Leopardus geoffroyi isolate Oge1 chromosome A2, O.geoffroyi_Oge1_pat1.0, whole genome shotgun sequence genome containing:
- the CC2D1A gene encoding coiled-coil and C2 domain-containing protein 1A isoform X3, producing the protein MHKRKGPPGPPGRGAAAARQLGLLVDLSPDGLMIPEDGVNDEELEAEFLALVGGQPQVLEKLKGKGPLPMEAIEKMASLCMRDPDEEEGTDDEEDVEADDDLLAELNVVLGEEQKSLESHPPVAQPKAAAPSPGVEATLQERLALYQRAIESARQAGGGAKMRRYDRGLKTLENLLASVRKGNAIDEGDIPPPVAVGKGPAATPSHTPAPSQPASTTSQPAPEPRVTVEGLPSSAPASSIGLAKPQLPPGPCSPDLLAQLQSRQREYKLAALHAKQQGDTATAARRFRVAKSFDAILEALSRGEPVDLSRLPPPPDQLPPDPPSPSPQPPAPSTVPSTPEVPPPPRTLLEALEQRMERYHVAAAQAKTKGDQRKARMHERIVKQYQDAIRAHKAGRTVDVAELPVPPGFPPIQGLEATEPTQQSLVGVLETAMKLANQDEGAEDEEDEEPKKQPTSPPAPMAQPKAPPSRAPQSGSTPAAKTAPKGTSARAQQQLAFLEGRKKQLLQAALRAKQKNDVEGAKMHLRQAKGLEPMLEASRNGLPVDIAKVPPAPVNKDDFSLVQRPGPGLSQESARRYGELTKLIRQQHEMCLNHSNQFTHLGNIAETSKFEKLAEDCKRSMEILKQAFARGLPTPTARFEQRTFSVIKIFPDLSSNDMLLFIVKGINLPTPPGLSPSDLDVFVRFDFPYPNVEEAQKDKTSVIKNTDSPEFKEQFKLCINRSHRGFRRAIQTKGIKFEVVHKGGLFKTDRVLGTAQLKLDALETACEVREILEVLDGRRPTGGRLEVMVRIREPLTAQQLETTTERWLVIDPVPAAAPTVAGPKGKAPPVPTPSREPGNRSARPLHSLSVLAFDQERLERKILALRQARRPVPPEVAQQYQDIMQRSQWQRAQLEQGGPGIRREYAAQLERQVQFYTEAARRLGNDGSREAAKEALYRRNLVESELQRLRR
- the CC2D1A gene encoding coiled-coil and C2 domain-containing protein 1A isoform X4, with protein sequence MHKRKGPPGPPGRGAAAARQLGLLVDLSPDGLMIPEDGVNDEELEAEFLALVGGQPQVLEKLKGKGPLPMEAIEKMASLCMRDPDEEEGTDDEEDVEADDDLLAELNVVLGEEQKSLESHPPVAQPKAAAPSPGVEATLQERLALYQRAIESARQAGGGAKMRRYDRGLKTLENLLASVRKGNAIDEGDIPPPVAVGKGPAATPSHTPAPSQPASTTSQPAPEPRVTVEGLPSSAPASSIGLAKPQLPPGPCSPDLLAQLQSRQREYKLAALHAKQQGDTATAARRFRVAKSFDAILEALSRGEPVDLSRLPPPPDQLPPDPPSPSPQPPAPSTVPSTPEVPPPPRTLLEALEQRMERYHVAAAQAKTKGDQRKARMHERIVKQYQDAIRAHKAGRTVDVAELPVPPGFPPIQGLEATEPTQQSLVGVLETAMKLANQDEGAEDEEDEEPKKPTSPPAPMAQPKAPPSRAPQSGSTPAAKTAPKGTSARAQQQLAFLEGRKKQLLQAALRAKQKNDVEGAKMHLRQAKGLEPMLEASRNGLPVDIAKVPPAPVNKDDFSLVQRPGPGLSQESARRYGELTKLIRQQHEMCLNHSNQFTHLGNIAETSKFEKLAEDCKRSMEILKQAFARGLPTPTARFEQRTFSVIKIFPDLSSNDMLLFIVKGINLPTPPGLSPSDLDVFVRFDFPYPNVEEAQKDKTSVIKNTDSPEFKEQFKLCINRSHRGFRRAIQTKGIKFEVVHKGGLFKTDRVLGTAQLKLDALETACEVREILEVLDGRRPTGGRLEVMVRIREPLTAQQLETTTERWLVIDPVPAAAPTVAGPKGKAPPVPTPSREPGNRSARPLHSLSVLAFDQERLERKILALRQARRPVPPEVAQQYQDIMQRSQWQRAQLEQGGPGIRREYAAQLERQVQFYTEAARRLGNDGSREAAKEALYRRNLVESELQRLRR
- the CC2D1A gene encoding coiled-coil and C2 domain-containing protein 1A isoform X1, translated to MHKRKGPPGPPGRGAAAARQLGLLVDLSPDGLMIPEDGVNDEELEAEFLALVGGQPQVLEKLKGKGPLPMEAIEKMASLCMRDPDEEEGTDDEEDVEADDDLLAELNVVLGEEQKSLESHPPVAQPKAAAPSPGVEATLQERLALYQRAIESARQAGGGAKMRRYDRGLKTLENLLASVRKGNAIDEGDIPPPVAVGKGPAATPSHTPAPSQPASTTSQPAPEPRVTVEGLPSSAPASSIGLAKPQLPPGPCSPDLLAQLQSRQREYKLAALHAKQQGDTATAARRFRVAKSFDAILEALSRGEPVDLSRLPPPPDQLPPDPPSPSPQPPAPSTVPSTPEVPPPPRTLLEALEQRMERYHVAAAQAKTKGDQRKARMHERIVKQYQDAIRAHKAGRTVDVAELPVPPGFPPIQGLEATEPTQQSLVGVLETAMKLANQDEGAEDEEDEEPKKQPTSPPAPMAQPKAPPSRAPQSGSTPAAKTAPKGTSARAQQQLAFLEGRKKQLLQAALRAKQKNDVEGAKMHLRQAKGLEPMLEASRNGLPVDIAKVPPAPVNKDDFSLVQRPGPGLSQESARRYGELTKLIRQQHEMCLNHSNQFTHLGNIAETSKFEKLAEDCKRSMEILKQAFARGLPTPTARFEQRTFSVIKIFPDLSSNDMLLFIVKGINLPTPPGLSPSDLDVFVRFDFPYPNVEEAQKDKTSVIKNTDSPEFKEQFKLCINRSHRGFRRAIQTKGIKFEVVHKGGLFKTDRVLGTAQLKLDALETACEVREILEVLDGRRPTGGRLEVMVRIREPLTAQQLETTTERWLVIDPVPAAAPTQVAGPKGKAPPVPTPSREPGNRSARPLHSLSVLAFDQERLERKILALRQARRPVPPEVAQQYQDIMQRSQWQRAQLEQGGPGIRREYAAQLERQVQFYTEAARRLGNDGSREAAKEALYRRNLVESELQRLRR
- the CC2D1A gene encoding coiled-coil and C2 domain-containing protein 1A isoform X2, which produces MHKRKGPPGPPGRGAAAARQLGLLVDLSPDGLMIPEDGVNDEELEAEFLALVGGQPQVLEKLKGKGPLPMEAIEKMASLCMRDPDEEEGTDDEEDVEADDDLLAELNVVLGEEQKSLESHPPVAQPKAAAPSPGVEATLQERLALYQRAIESARQAGGGAKMRRYDRGLKTLENLLASVRKGNAIDEGDIPPPVAVGKGPAATPSHTPAPSQPASTTSQPAPEPRVTVEGLPSSAPASSIGLAKPQLPPGPCSPDLLAQLQSRQREYKLAALHAKQQGDTATAARRFRVAKSFDAILEALSRGEPVDLSRLPPPPDQLPPDPPSPSPQPPAPSTVPSTPEVPPPPRTLLEALEQRMERYHVAAAQAKTKGDQRKARMHERIVKQYQDAIRAHKAGRTVDVAELPVPPGFPPIQGLEATEPTQQSLVGVLETAMKLANQDEGAEDEEDEEPKKPTSPPAPMAQPKAPPSRAPQSGSTPAAKTAPKGTSARAQQQLAFLEGRKKQLLQAALRAKQKNDVEGAKMHLRQAKGLEPMLEASRNGLPVDIAKVPPAPVNKDDFSLVQRPGPGLSQESARRYGELTKLIRQQHEMCLNHSNQFTHLGNIAETSKFEKLAEDCKRSMEILKQAFARGLPTPTARFEQRTFSVIKIFPDLSSNDMLLFIVKGINLPTPPGLSPSDLDVFVRFDFPYPNVEEAQKDKTSVIKNTDSPEFKEQFKLCINRSHRGFRRAIQTKGIKFEVVHKGGLFKTDRVLGTAQLKLDALETACEVREILEVLDGRRPTGGRLEVMVRIREPLTAQQLETTTERWLVIDPVPAAAPTQVAGPKGKAPPVPTPSREPGNRSARPLHSLSVLAFDQERLERKILALRQARRPVPPEVAQQYQDIMQRSQWQRAQLEQGGPGIRREYAAQLERQVQFYTEAARRLGNDGSREAAKEALYRRNLVESELQRLRR